One genomic window of Piliocolobus tephrosceles isolate RC106 chromosome 19, ASM277652v3, whole genome shotgun sequence includes the following:
- the LOC113219530 gene encoding protein PRR14L-like isoform X2, whose product MLSSGVETQPVPLDSSMSAVVQELYSELPVSVSRELHADPEPSVIPNVKPGASSPLLSQSRALPLELQRTRVESCCEETYETLDPGSEPGRCGLVDSTAGDSVASGILDRAKRSKSMEPKVFRDPRGQAEIVREPSEGAKEDLHQHSTATEEKISPSQEDLLMQSSKELLHVDLPEDFLRSKEGNVQITAEILLKSTEVQSVKVNGTKTDNNEGHKNGNVSKDLSAGCSEFPEVDKIMNSDEVSETTTLVTPEPLTFVDPVLTEATPKEKECEELKSCPWSSLPGSGAISNVDNGKEELCKLNLVCEADDNHQKIHGHHNEQPSSTRDSPTATSPLKENSEVSCFTSDLSGPESRTISLENWGFEGGGLLKRSAEKTDNCYFYRGDDQGKNLASREENEEQLLIPRSERGGPFLINAREPEKEISGGGSGEKEPVVSPKENIHNDCCIQDSLHTRRSSSLMPNFFTEATEVMLNKSDLKITLHIQGNLTNLEDHKETSTNMSHPGGHSEESSFSSLMQIEEAEQTTPIEPNVLSKSFYTKDCNSLVSIQRNLESNTQLNEASCNDFLFERKSIVSLMPEDQISPVSEILKPKKGTALLPPSPEFHHRPESEKVIQTSHDDIPLLDEQSIACEMNELSCTNELVVNKVENECVLNQQVSLNSQDHAKLPTDSLLHLNKEMPLATGRDAHQSHHPPLEGGADVIADIHTIPVQTKVKDISPPGNQTCGASSNSPTLNIKPGSLERKKEMADSGTKALHSMLRSNKREAAGFPQVVSVIECHSVQSQDISNCHCVRKNASEENMCSACAAFKSSKISLQVDNSLITKYENAFQHRAHQCQGTGHSVEKSSCKVSYTSEEREFDGRETNGSLPGDKIETNGSLPGDKIRNKMTAGLLNSGISNKTIHTSSNIKLIEEGLEGKEQDVSKETVFCKYNISDHAIQELNQTVNIPSPEKVLDQSPTVTFSSFKNVKAVETLDQKADEVLDCQSNQNRPDECKSEGQSAKETLGSDHRETVTEPHEEVNHNQKDLLVSSGSNNSLPCGSPKKGSLKGAFVKMSGCDESTEGVVDIVYTDCSNKLTEGVLDVKASNPLDCGARQEKLAFQEDSRSTLSQRELDAAAAHTGTTGQDSDFPVTAASTVDFLKIKSCEENVCRSLKDCEMEKCSDSCAHEMESVADHEPNKIILGRVNMSLNDTHYGQQNKGTSLRETQEMTEGSRLELNSEFGKESTFGISSKELMSCHDVSSVSLRSLKSIEIMSSQENSETNINSEETDLKNLCKPKDGEMLCENVKDCTVFPEMKERVSRDRSNSSDTDSICTCVEKNARKACHSHENFSDRHLPLTVKTEIKVKEETEEHQRGLLGDLTVGEQSEEMVTREAGNGDHMSNISQTHVKCQRMLNHAEKQQSPEVLDYMLQKEEKYIHQQKAHTVSEQCISSSLFLDDAQNKNQAKVGKDESTTMNEITLAKLAKDNIVAQTQKLKDQKEESLHHPLKKDIESCTSPCLLGAPRKAEDPSSAGCDQIHGAFAKKGMLPLKKQPHRTCKKVSCQEQTIVGRKIGKIRSSAFLKSSSNAVPTKAHRLLSLCTLSASTQLEPETAPTKSLISHIPKQTATPCHPLRSLNFRKTTKESALLNKLSILASKLAPAMKTQKLRYRRSSSELLPMAKSYKRLRYKRLLDGFSSNTEQLNPYLAASGWDKRPNSKPVALYSLESIKMTFIDLSNKMPSLLFGSEIFPVSFHVKSSSSDCTTESSRTFPEHCAPASLALGEALQCPSQPPKWTFSFFLSHGCPGMATFREDTGLHSQTHTQAPPQPPAPLQDYGGTAIVQTRADCSVLGLHTLLALCSPGCYRIWTKKRSFSSHMPTMQRLFMTQFTQGLKGLRSPASIADKVFCSLPYSVGRVLSIWSQHGPSACSFEISSLHSTHCKRQPSLGTTSSHTMLPYVPLPGMEATYNTSGSQTRLEPPFPALVPKSCLVAESAVSKLLLSASEFQVPGLDELDGVKAACPCPQSSPPEQKEAEPEKRPKKVSQIRIRKTIPRPDPNLTPMGLPRPKR is encoded by the exons GAGGATCTCCTGATGCAGTCCAGCAAAGAACTTTTACATGTGGACCTCCCTGAAGATTTTCTAAGGAGCAAAG AAGGAAATGTACAGATTACAGCTGAAATTCTGCTAAAATCCACTGAAGTACAAAGTGTGAAGGTCAATGGGACTAAGACGGATAATAATGAAGGACACAAAAATGGCAATGTGAGTAAAGATCTCTCAGCTGGATGCAGCGAATTCCCAGAAGTAGACAAAATCATGAACAGTGATGAGGTTTCAGAAACCACCACATTAGTTACCCCAGAACCTTTAACCTTTGTGGACCCTGTATTAACAGAAGCAACtcctaaagaaaaagaatgtgaagAATTAAAAAGTTGTCCTTGGTCGTCATTACCAGGAAGCGGTGCCATTTCTAATGTGGACAATGGGAAGGAAGAGCTGTGTAAACTAAACCTTGTCTGTGAAGCAGATGACAATCACCAAAAGATTCATGGACACCATAATGAACAACCCAGTTCTACACGTGATAGTCCCACAGCCACAAGCCCCTTGAAAGAAAATTCTGAAGTTTCATGTTTCACATCAGACTTGTCTGGTCCAGAGTCCAGAACAATATCCTTAGAAAACTGGGGTTTTGAAGGTGGTGGTTTGCTAAAAAGATCTGCTGAAAAGACAgacaattgttatttttatagggGGGACGATCAAGGGAAGAACTTGGCTtctagagaagaaaatgaagaacagcTTTTGATTCCCAGGAGTGAAAGAGGTGGACCTTTTCTTATTAATGCCAGGGAACCAGAAAAGGAGATTAGTGGTGGTGGTTCTGGTGAAAAAGAGCCTGTTGTTTCTCCAAAGGAAAATATCCACAATGACTGTTGCATTCAAGACAGTCTCCATACAAGGAGATCTAGTTCATTAATGCCCAATTTTTTTACTGAAGCCACAGAagtaatgttaaataaaagtgatttGAAAATTACTTTACACATTCAAGGTAACTTGACAAACCTTGAGGACCATAAAGAAACTTCTACTAATATGAGCCATCCAGGTGGACACTCTGAAGAAAGCAGTTTTTCCTCTTTGATGCAGATTGAAGAGGCAGAACAGACAACCCCTATAGAGCCCAATGTATTAAGTAAATCTTTTTACACTAAAGACTGTAACTCCTTAGTCAGCATCCAGAGAAATCTGGAAAGCAACACCCAGTTAAATGAAGCATCATGTAATGATTTTCTGTTTGAAAGAAAATCCATTGTGAGTTTAATGCCAGAGGATCAGATAAGTCCTGTAAGTGAGATATTAAAACCCAAGAAAGGTACTGCACTGTTGCCACCATCCCCAGAATTTCATCACAGACCTGAGTCAGAAAAAGTTATACAGACCTCACATGATGATATTCCACTTTTAGATGAACAGAGCATagcctgtgagatgaatgaacttTCTTGTACCAATGAATTGGTTGTaaacaaagtagaaaatgaaTGTGTTTTAAATCAACAAGTGTCCCTTAATTCTCAAGACCATGCAAAGTTGCCAACTGACTCTCTACTTCATTTAAACAAGGAGATGCCTTTAGCAACAGGCAGAGATGCCCATCAGAGCCATCATCCTCCATTAGAGGGTGGAGCAGATGTCATTGCTGATATACATACCATTCCCGTTCAGACAAAAGTGAAAGACATCTCTCCACCAGGTAACCAAACCTGTGGTGCCTCTTCAAACAGTCCCACCTTAAACATCAAACCAGGAAgcctagagagaaaaaaagaaatggctgaTTCAGGAACAAAAGCTCTACATTCCATGCTTCGCTCAAATAAGAGAGAAGCAGCTGGCTTTCCTCAAGTGGTCTCTGTCATAGAATGTCACAGTGTTCAATCTCAGGATATCTCTAACTGTCATTGTGTAAGAAAAAATGCATCCGAAGAAAACATGTGTTCTGCTTGTGCTGCTTTCAAGTCCAGCAAAATCAGCCTGCAAGTTGATAACTCTTTgataacaaaatatgaaaatgcatTTCAGCACCGTGCTCACCAGTGCCAAGGAACAGGACACTCTGTGGAGAAAAGCAGCTGTAAAGTGAGTTATACATCAGAGGAAAGGGAATTTGATGGGAGAGAAACGAATGGCAGCCTTCCAGGAGATAAGATAGAAACGAATGGCAGCCTTCCAGGAGATAAGATCAGAAACAAAATGACAGCAGGCTTGTTAAATAGTGGAATTTCAAACAAAACCATTCACACCTCCAGTAACATCAAACTCATTGAGGAAGGGCTGGAAGGAAAGGAGCAGGATGTATCCAAAGAAACTGTATTTTGTAAGTATAACATCTCTGATCATGCTATACAAGAACTTAACCAGACTGTAAACATTCCAAGTCCTGAAAAAGTGTTGGACCAGTCTCCTACTGTTAcgttttccagttttaaaaacgTAAAAGCAGTTGAAACTCTGGATCAGAAGGCAGATGAAGTTCTTGATTGtcagagtaaccaaaacagaccAGATGAATGCAAAAGTGAAGGTCAGTCAGCCAAGGAGACACTAGGTAGTGACCACAGAGAGACTGTCACCGAGCCTCATGAGGAGGTAAACCACAACCAAAAGGATCTGCTGGTCAGCTCAGGCAGTAATAACTCACTACCTTGTGGTAGTCCAAAGAAAGGCAGTTTGAAAGGAGCCTTTGTCAAGATGTCTGGTTGTGATGAGTCCACAGAAGGTGTGGTAGACATCGTCTACACGGACTGTAGTAATAAGCTTACAGAAGGTGTGCTGGACGTGAAGGCATCTAATCCACTGGATTGTGGTGCAAGGCAAGAGAAACTGGCATTCCAAGAGGACTCAAGGAGTACCTTGTCTCAGAGAGAACTGGATGCTGCAGCTGCACATACAGGAACAACTGGCCAGGACTCAGATTTCCCAGTTACTGCTGCTTCTACAGTggactttctcaaaataaaatcatgtgaAGAAAACGTATGCAGATCTTTAAAAGACTGTGAAATGGAAAAGTGTTCAGACTCTTGTGCCCATGAGATGGAGTCTGTTGCAGATCATgaaccaaataaaataatattgggCAGAGTAAATATGTCTTTAAATGATACCCATTATGGACAGCAAAATAAAGGAACATCTCTCAGAGAAACACAAGAAATGACTGAAGGATCAAGACTAGAACTAAACTCTGAGTTTGGCAAAGAAAGTACCTTTGGAATTTCCTCAAAAGAGTTGATGTCTTGCCATGATGTAAGCTCTGTTTCCCTAAGAAGCCTGAAATCAATTGAAATAATGTCTTCTCAAGAAAATTCAGAAACTAATATTAATAGTGAAGAAACTGACCTGAAAAATCTGTGTAAACCAAAAGATGGTGAAATGCTTTGTGAAAATGTAAAGGACTGCACAGTCTTTCCTGAGATGAAGGAAAGAGTATCAAGAGATAGGAGTAATTCTAGTGACACAGACAGCATATGTACCTGTGTGGAAAAGAATGCTCGCAAAGCTTGCCACTCTCACGAGAATTTCTCTGACAGGCATTTGCCTTTGAcagtgaaaacagaaattaaagtgaAAGAAGAGACCGAAGAGCATCAGAGGGGACTGCTGGGTGACTTAACTGTTGGGGAGCAATCTGAGGAGATGGTTACCAGAGAAGCTGGCAATGGCGATCATATGAGCAACATCTCTCAGACCCATGTTAAATGCCAGAGGATGCTTAATCATGCTGAAAAACAGCAGAGCCCTGAGGTTTTGGACTATATGttgcagaaagaagagaaatatatacATCAACAAAAAGCACATACAGTATCAGAACAATGCATATCATCTAGTCTGTTTTTAGATGATGCACAAAATAAGAACCAAGCCAAGGTTGGCAAAGATGAGTCCACCACGATGAATGAAATCACCCTAGCAAAGCTGGCCAAGGACAACATTGTGGCACAGACTCAGAAGTTAAAAGACCAGAAGGAGGAAAGCTTACATCATCCATTAAAGAAGGACATTGAGTCATGCACAAGTCCTTGCCTTCTTGGTGCCCCTCGGAAAGCAGAGGACCCCTCCTCTGCTGGGTGTGATCAAATACATGGTGCCTTTGCGAAGAAAGGAATGCTTCCGTTAAAGAAGCAGCCCCATCGAACTTGTAAGAAAGTTTCCTGTCAGGAGCAAACCATTGTGGGGAGAAAAATAGGTAAAATCAGAAGTTCTGCCTTTTTAAAGAGTTCCTCCAATGCCGTCCCCACAAAAGCACACAGACTTCTCAGTTTGTGCACTCTGTCTGCATCTACACAATTAGAACCTGAAACAGCACCTACCAAGAGCTTGATTAGTCACATACCAAAGCAGACGGCTACACCGTGCCATCCCTTGAGGAGCCTGAATTTTAGGAAGACTACCAAAGAATCAGCCTTACTAAACAAGCTGTCCATCCTTGCCTCCAAACTGGCCCCAGCCATGAAGACTCAGAAACTAAGATACCGACGGAGTTCCTCTGAACTTCTTCCAATGGCTAAAAGCTACAAGCGCCTCAGATATAAAAGGCTCCTGGATGGATTTTCATCCAACACAGAACAGCTGAATCCATATTTGGCAGCTAGTGGATGGGATAAGAGGCCTAACAGTAAGCCCGTGGCACTTTATTCTCTCGAATCCATCAAGATGACCTTCATAGATTTGAGCAACAAGATGCCGTCCCTGCTGTTTGGTTCTGAAATCTTCCCAGTATCCTTTCATGTAAAATCATCCAGCTCAGATTGCACGACTGAGTCCTCAAGGACTTTTCCTGAGCACTGTGCTCCGGCAAGTCTTGCCTTAGGAGAGGCCCTCCAGtgcccgtctcaacctcccaagtggaccttttctttcttcttgtcccACGGTTGCCCTGGGATGGCCACATTCAGGGAAGACACTGGCCTCCATAGTCAGACCCACACTCAggctcctccccagcctccagctcctctCCAAGACTATGGAGGCACTGCCATAGTCCAGACCAGAGCAGACTGCTCTGTCCTTGGCCTTCACACACTTCTAGCACTTTGTTCCCCAGGATGTTACCGAATCTGGACAAAAAAACGGAGCTTCTCCAGCCACATGCCTACCATGCAGAGGCTCTTCATGACCCAGTTTACACAGGGCTTGAAAGGGTTACGGTCTCCAGCCTCCATAGCAGACAAAGTCTTCTGTTCTCTACCCTACTCGGTGGGCAGAGTCCTATCCATTTGGAGCCAGCATGGGCCTTCTGCCTGCTCCTTCGAAATCTCTTCTCTTcattccactcactgcaagcgGCAACCAAGTCTGGGTACCACAAGCAG CCACACCATGTTACCATATGTGCCTCTTCCAGGCATGGAAGCTACATATAACACCAGCGGCAGTCAAACAAG GCTGGAGCCTCCATTCCCTGCCTTGGTACCAAAGTCTTGCTTGGTAGCAGAATCAGCTGTCAGCAAGCTCCTGCTTTCAGCCTCTGAGTTCCAGGTTCCTGGATTGGATGAGCTGGATGGTGTGAAAGCAGCATGCCCCTGCCCACAGAGCAGCCCTCCAGAACAGAAAGAG GCTGAGCCAGAGAAGAGGCCAAAGAAAGTCTCACAGATTCGCATCCGGAAAACCATTCCTAGACCAGATCCTAATCTTACCCCCATGGGCCTTCCTCGACCCAAAAGGTGA